A region of Solibacillus isronensis DNA encodes the following proteins:
- a CDS encoding protoporphyrinogen oxidase, with the protein MVQLHLEVLERCSKETEDTITAESNAFASTPIHYLKDNQGEFIYVECAQFNDIRIDAVALEFDDAFNLYTALFGLKLQKKHGEVIRQYLKDNVKSALGSSSAAFSGQEGLWELNIAFDCIEGFHEKMTITEVCEMLYQFVAQLLSKVEK; encoded by the coding sequence AAGTATTAGAACGATGCAGTAAAGAAACAGAAGATACAATTACAGCGGAAAGTAATGCATTTGCATCAACACCAATCCACTATTTAAAGGACAATCAAGGTGAATTTATTTATGTGGAATGTGCACAATTCAACGATATTCGCATCGATGCGGTAGCACTTGAATTTGATGATGCATTTAATCTGTATACGGCATTATTCGGCTTGAAACTGCAAAAGAAACATGGTGAAGTAATTCGTCAATATTTGAAAGACAATGTGAAATCCGCGTTAGGAAGCAGCAGTGCAGCGTTCTCCGGTCAAGAAGGGCTTTGGGAACTGAACATTGCGTTCGACTGCATAGAAGGTTTCCATGAGAAGATGACGATTACTGAAGTTTGTGAAATGCTTTACCAATTTGTTGCGCAATTATTATCGAAAGTCGAGAAATAA
- a CDS encoding TRM11 family SAM-dependent methyltransferase: MRTFFNFHVEGNVLISQEKIEPSRSPYMRSRLTVFHEASSIEQLIEMAAQLKLGQKTFKIHCLNNSDDAIKPKLNRAIRNDYMIRLSSAINAEPELVKPDLVLGLVIHEERYYLGELTYGEAVWLKHMQKPEMYSTALSTRDARAIVNIAVPFPDGLKVIDPCCGIGTVLVEAMSMGIAIEGRDINKRVVWGSRINLRHFGYEPNVEIGPIEEASEGYDVAIIDMPYNLFTHITGELQQSIITNARRIAKRVIIVTIESMDDKIREAGLTIIDRAVLKKGKFERQVLICE; encoded by the coding sequence ATGCGCACATTTTTTAACTTTCACGTGGAAGGAAATGTTCTAATTAGCCAAGAAAAAATAGAGCCGAGTCGTAGTCCGTATATGCGTTCAAGATTAACCGTATTCCATGAAGCGAGTTCAATAGAGCAGCTGATAGAAATGGCGGCACAGCTGAAGCTTGGACAAAAGACGTTCAAAATTCACTGTTTAAATAATAGTGATGATGCGATTAAGCCAAAACTTAACAGAGCGATTCGAAACGACTATATGATTCGCCTGAGCTCAGCAATCAATGCCGAACCGGAACTTGTTAAGCCGGACTTAGTATTGGGACTTGTTATTCACGAGGAGCGCTATTATTTAGGCGAGCTTACATACGGTGAAGCGGTTTGGCTAAAGCATATGCAAAAGCCTGAAATGTACTCTACTGCACTGAGTACACGGGATGCCCGTGCGATTGTCAATATCGCGGTACCATTTCCGGACGGATTAAAGGTGATCGATCCTTGCTGCGGTATTGGTACGGTGCTTGTGGAAGCAATGAGTATGGGCATTGCAATTGAAGGGCGCGACATAAATAAACGTGTTGTGTGGGGTTCCCGGATTAATCTTCGTCACTTCGGCTATGAACCGAATGTGGAAATCGGTCCAATTGAAGAGGCAAGTGAAGGCTATGATGTGGCAATTATTGATATGCCATACAATTTATTTACGCATATTACAGGTGAGCTGCAGCAAAGCATCATTACAAATGCCCGTAGGATCGCAAAACGGGTTATCATTGTGACAATCGAGTCGATGGACGATAAAATTCGTGAAGCCGGTTTAACAATTATCGATAGAGCCGTATTGAAAAAAGGGAAATTCGAACGCCAAGTTTTAATATGTGAATAG